In Desulfovibrio porci, a single window of DNA contains:
- the rnhA gene encoding ribonuclease HI: MKQVVIHTDGSCLGNPGPGGWAAVLCLEGTEHRKELAGGFRLTTNNRMEITGVLEALANLKEPCAVELYTDSQYVRNAVEKGWLKSWQKKNWVKADKKPVKNVDLWQKLLPELDRHAVRLHWLRGHAGHAENERCDVLARAFAGRRDLPPDPGFRPEDA; the protein is encoded by the coding sequence ATGAAGCAGGTCGTTATTCACACCGACGGTTCCTGCCTGGGCAATCCCGGTCCCGGAGGCTGGGCCGCCGTGCTTTGCCTGGAAGGCACGGAACACCGCAAGGAGCTGGCGGGGGGCTTCCGCCTGACCACCAACAACCGCATGGAGATCACCGGCGTGCTGGAGGCCTTGGCCAACCTCAAGGAACCCTGCGCGGTGGAGCTGTATACGGATTCGCAATATGTCCGCAATGCGGTTGAAAAGGGCTGGCTCAAATCCTGGCAGAAGAAAAACTGGGTCAAGGCCGACAAAAAGCCGGTCAAGAACGTGGACCTCTGGCAAAAGCTGCTGCCGGAACTGGACCGTCACGCGGTGCGCCTGCATTGGCTGCGCGGGCACGCGGGTCATGCTGAAAACGAGCGTTGCGACGTTCTGGCCCGCGCTTTTGCCGGGCGGCGGGATCTGCCGCCGGACCCCGGCTTCCGGCCCGAGGACGCCTGA
- a CDS encoding C-GCAxxG-C-C family protein, translated as MAGRKTATESQADFKRLIVCAQQVFAHFADRLGIAPELALRTASCFGSGLGRADVCGCVTGGLMVLGLAHGNAGAWSREEQRALYARRDAFTGAFARAHGGLLCREILGYDLTIPDQRAVIVEKGLFTSVCAPLVCATCDMLEDLL; from the coding sequence ATGGCCGGACGTAAAACCGCAACGGAGTCACAGGCTGATTTCAAACGGCTCATTGTCTGCGCGCAACAGGTGTTCGCGCATTTCGCCGACCGTCTGGGCATCGCGCCGGAACTGGCGTTGCGCACGGCGTCCTGTTTCGGTTCCGGGCTGGGCCGCGCGGATGTCTGCGGCTGCGTCACGGGCGGACTCATGGTTCTGGGTCTGGCCCACGGCAATGCCGGCGCCTGGTCGCGCGAGGAACAGCGCGCCCTGTACGCCCGGCGGGACGCTTTTACCGGCGCTTTCGCCCGGGCCCACGGCGGCCTGCTCTGCCGGGAGATCCTGGGCTATGACCTGACTATCCCCGACCAGCGCGCCGTCATTGTGGAAAAAGGCCTTTTCACCTCGGTCTGCGCGCCCCTGGTCTGCGCCACCTGTGACATGCTTGAGGATTTGCTGTGA
- a CDS encoding NADPH-dependent FMN reductase, which yields MENLTFVGMTGSLRRASRNKGLLRCCAAHLPEGVRMEIADISALPFYNEDLEKPQAVKDLAAQVTAADALVLACPEYNYSMAPALKNALDWLSREPNLAPLNGKPACLLGAGGGMGTARSQYHMRQTCVYLNLRLLNKPEFFSNAFSPAFNADGDLIDEGLTKQVTTLMQALADWTRFLKQA from the coding sequence ATGGAAAATCTCACTTTTGTCGGTATGACAGGCAGCCTGCGCCGCGCCTCGCGCAACAAGGGCCTGCTGCGCTGTTGCGCGGCCCACCTGCCGGAAGGCGTGCGCATGGAGATTGCGGATATTTCCGCGCTGCCGTTTTATAATGAGGATCTGGAAAAACCTCAGGCGGTCAAGGATCTGGCCGCGCAGGTCACTGCGGCCGACGCTCTGGTGCTGGCCTGCCCGGAATACAACTATTCCATGGCCCCGGCCCTGAAAAATGCGCTGGACTGGCTCTCGCGCGAACCCAATCTGGCCCCGCTCAACGGCAAGCCCGCCTGCCTGCTGGGCGCGGGCGGCGGCATGGGTACGGCGCGCAGCCAGTACCATATGCGCCAGACCTGCGTGTACCTGAACCTGCGCCTGCTGAACAAGCCGGAGTTCTTCTCCAACGCTTTTTCACCGGCTTTTAACGCCGACGGCGACCTCATCGACGAGGGCCTGACCAAACAGGTGACCACGCTGATGCAGGCGCTGGCCGACTGGACGCGCTTTCTGAAACAGGCGTAA